One genomic segment of Arcobacter porcinus includes these proteins:
- the maf gene encoding septum formation inhibitor Maf, which produces MIRLGSNSPTRAQILKSFNIDFIQNGGNFDEDSIKTTNPKEFCFLATKGKFEELYSKYTVEDMPLLVADSVVTCEGKLLRKAKDFNDAKYMLELQSGNKTSVISCMIFKSKELELIDISITTYEFMEFDKKDIENYIKSGECFGKAGAIMVEGFCKPYIKNVIGLESTAMGLSIEKLIPFLKI; this is translated from the coding sequence TTGATAAGACTTGGTTCAAATTCACCAACAAGAGCACAAATTCTAAAAAGTTTTAATATAGATTTTATACAAAATGGTGGAAATTTTGATGAAGATAGTATAAAAACAACTAATCCAAAAGAGTTCTGTTTTTTAGCTACAAAAGGGAAGTTTGAAGAGCTATATAGTAAATATACAGTAGAAGATATGCCTTTGCTTGTAGCAGATAGTGTCGTTACTTGTGAAGGAAAACTTCTTAGAAAAGCAAAAGATTTTAATGATGCAAAATATATGTTAGAGCTTCAAAGTGGAAATAAAACCTCTGTAATATCTTGTATGATCTTTAAAAGTAAAGAGCTAGAACTTATTGATATTTCAATCACAACATATGAATTTATGGAGTTTGATAAAAAAGATATAGAAAACTATATTAAATCAGGCGAATGTTTTGGAAAAGCAGGAGCTATTATGGTTGAAGGTTTTTGTAAACCATATATAAAAAATGTTATCGGGCTTGAAAGTACAGCTATGGGACTTAGTATAGAAAAATTAATTCCCTTTTTAAAAATATAA
- a CDS encoding MarC family protein: MELFLSTYLKMFFIMTPFFVLSVFLTVTSDATIEEKRKLAIKVTISVIIMAFILLFFGEHIFSIFGITLDAFKIGAGALLFVTAIGLIYGNKDGQKLNDKNLQELAVVPLALPITIGPGTIGILLVFGIEFQSFQAKLTAGFALLFAILTIGTMLYLSSLIEKLIRKEGLLIISKITGLILSALSAQIMFTGIKGFFNL; encoded by the coding sequence ATGGAGCTTTTTTTATCTACTTATTTAAAGATGTTCTTTATTATGACACCTTTTTTTGTATTAAGTGTATTCTTAACTGTAACAAGTGATGCAACAATAGAAGAGAAAAGAAAACTAGCTATAAAAGTTACAATTTCAGTAATAATAATGGCTTTTATTCTTCTATTTTTTGGAGAACATATATTCTCTATATTTGGTATTACATTAGATGCTTTTAAAATTGGAGCTGGAGCACTACTTTTTGTAACAGCAATTGGTTTAATTTATGGAAATAAGGATGGACAAAAACTAAATGATAAGAACTTACAAGAGTTAGCTGTTGTTCCTTTGGCTTTACCAATTACAATTGGACCAGGAACAATAGGAATCCTTTTGGTTTTTGGAATAGAGTTCCAAAGTTTTCAAGCAAAATTAACAGCTGGTTTTGCACTACTATTTGCAATATTAACAATAGGAACTATGCTTTATTTATCATCATTAATTGAAAAACTTATAAGAAAAGAGGGATTATTGATAATTTCCAAAATCACAGGATTGATTTTATCTGCTTTATCAGCACAAATTATGTTTACAGGTATAAAAGGCTTTTTCAACCTTTAA
- a CDS encoding thioredoxin family protein, giving the protein MKKIILLGILVSSLFSFEELNKDNFHQKIEGKNVIIDFHAPWCPPCKILAVNLEEFDVIKHDNVEVFKVNIDNEQELSRIYKVRRLPTIILFKDGEMIKQYAGIKTADELLEISKNDFK; this is encoded by the coding sequence ATGAAAAAGATTATTCTACTGGGAATATTGGTGAGTTCTTTATTCTCTTTTGAAGAGTTAAATAAAGATAATTTTCACCAAAAAATAGAAGGTAAAAATGTTATTATAGATTTTCATGCACCTTGGTGCCCACCTTGTAAAATATTAGCAGTAAATCTAGAAGAGTTTGATGTTATAAAACATGATAATGTTGAAGTATTTAAAGTAAATATTGATAATGAACAAGAGTTATCAAGAATATATAAAGTAAGAAGATTACCAACAATAATACTTTTTAAAGATGGTGAAATGATTAAACAATATGCAGGTATTAAAACAGCAGATGAGCTGTTGGAAATATCTAAAAATGATTTTAAATAG
- a CDS encoding tellurium resistance protein TerC, which produces MLFLSRLSGLLIFLSFIFTIYSYFIDNSFNIFAVSSIWIASILLFPTLKSKKLIIILLIFSFIAFLYSYLNDFYIDFEKIFSINLYLLILLISVSFLKLVAIPKEDKETLLNGKKAFIKTYLGIHLFGSVINISSLLLVADKMYKKGALSSLQIIVLTRSFASDAYWSPFFVAFAAALTYAPNLNTFSIISFGLILAIFSFIITYFEVTKNKFDLDNFYGYPLSLENLFLPAILAFLVIVTHFYFEDLKIILLISSFAFALTVIILPMKKGLKPSFLILKDYIFDDLPKMKSEISLFLVAGLFGILAGSVLLGLNFSFPFEIFDYKIASIILFIFIALSFVGIHPIISISIFADFFIDANHTLLAMTFLMAWATTVSTSPISGLNLTMSSRYSCSAKEIFKLNFFYSIKMYLACVALLFLLSKFLAI; this is translated from the coding sequence ATGCTATTTTTATCAAGACTTTCAGGTCTTTTAATATTTCTTAGTTTTATTTTTACTATTTACTCATACTTTATAGATAATAGCTTTAATATATTTGCTGTTTCTTCTATTTGGATAGCTTCTATATTACTTTTTCCAACTCTAAAATCAAAAAAACTAATCATAATTTTATTAATATTCTCTTTTATAGCTTTTTTATATAGCTATTTAAATGACTTTTATATAGATTTTGAAAAGATCTTTAGTATAAACTTATATCTTCTAATCCTTTTAATTTCTGTAAGCTTTTTAAAGCTTGTTGCAATCCCAAAAGAAGATAAAGAGACTTTACTAAATGGTAAAAAAGCATTTATTAAAACATATTTAGGAATACACCTATTTGGTTCTGTTATTAATATCTCTTCTTTACTTTTGGTTGCAGATAAAATGTATAAAAAAGGTGCTTTATCCTCTTTACAAATAATAGTTTTAACTCGTTCTTTCGCAAGTGATGCATACTGGTCACCATTCTTTGTTGCTTTTGCAGCAGCATTAACTTATGCACCAAATTTGAATACATTTTCTATAATTTCATTTGGTCTTATATTGGCTATTTTTTCTTTTATAATTACCTACTTTGAAGTAACAAAAAACAAGTTTGATTTAGACAATTTTTATGGTTATCCTCTATCTTTAGAAAATCTTTTTTTACCAGCTATTTTAGCTTTTCTTGTGATTGTTACTCATTTTTATTTTGAAGATTTAAAAATAATATTGCTTATTTCATCATTTGCATTTGCTCTTACAGTTATTATTTTACCTATGAAAAAAGGTTTAAAACCTAGTTTTCTTATATTAAAAGATTATATCTTTGATGATTTACCAAAAATGAAAAGTGAAATATCACTATTTTTGGTTGCTGGACTTTTTGGTATTTTAGCTGGAAGTGTTTTACTAGGATTAAATTTTAGCTTTCCTTTTGAGATTTTTGATTATAAAATAGCTTCTATAATTCTTTTTATATTTATTGCCCTCTCTTTTGTAGGAATTCATCCAATAATATCAATATCAATTTTTGCAGATTTTTTTATAGATGCAAATCATACTTTATTGGCGATGACTTTTTTGATGGCTTGGGCAACAACTGTTTCAACATCACCAATCTCAGGATTAAATCTTACAATGAGCTCAAGATACTCTTGTAGTGCTAAAGAGATCTTTAAACTAAACTTCTTTTATAGTATAAAAATGTATTTAGCTTGTGTTGCTTTACTTTTTCTACTATCAAAGTTTTTAGCGATTTAA
- a CDS encoding sulfite exporter TauE/SafE family protein, giving the protein MELITTFNLVLIASIAISALIQGSIGIGFLMLATPILATFTDLKTAIIYLLIPAIVINIMSILKEGSFKEAFLKFYKLALFSLIGSAIGTYILLYSNSEIFKILLVFSILFYLFFNKFNIKFTWIYEKKTFSRVFFGLITGLLGGLTNVMSASLLIYTLESKFTKKETIQAANLCFLSSKVIQIILFSYYGYITNEVLSVSLFSVFATIVFVYFGFKIKDKISQELYNKIIRVVLLIIAFILIFKLIFP; this is encoded by the coding sequence ATGGAACTAATAACTACTTTTAACTTAGTATTAATAGCTTCAATAGCTATATCTGCTCTAATCCAAGGAAGCATTGGTATTGGCTTTTTGATGTTAGCTACACCAATATTAGCAACTTTTACAGATCTAAAAACTGCAATAATATATCTACTTATACCAGCAATTGTTATAAATATTATGTCAATATTAAAAGAAGGAAGTTTTAAAGAGGCATTTTTAAAATTTTATAAATTAGCACTATTTTCTTTAATTGGTAGTGCAATAGGAACATATATTCTACTTTATTCAAACTCTGAAATTTTTAAAATTCTACTTGTATTTTCTATTCTCTTTTATCTTTTCTTTAACAAGTTTAATATCAAATTTACTTGGATTTATGAGAAGAAAACTTTTAGTAGAGTATTTTTTGGTCTTATAACAGGATTATTAGGTGGATTAACAAATGTAATGTCTGCTAGCCTTTTAATATATACATTAGAGTCAAAATTTACAAAAAAAGAGACAATTCAGGCTGCAAATTTATGTTTTTTATCTAGTAAAGTTATCCAAATTATACTTTTCTCATATTATGGATATATTACAAATGAAGTATTAAGTGTTTCACTATTTTCAGTTTTTGCTACTATTGTTTTTGTCTATTTTGGGTTTAAGATAAAAGATAAGATTTCTCAAGAGTTATACAATAAAATAATAAGAGTAGTTTTATTAATTATTGCATTTATATTAATATTTAAATTGATCTTTCCATAA
- a CDS encoding anion permease: protein MSQKNIKLLIPVLIALVIWFIPAPEGLSQDSWRYLGVFIAVIIGLILEPIPAALIGFVGISFVAAVGLIGNSKESINWALSGFSNTTIWLIFAAFMFAAGYKKTGLGKRISLLMVKYMGKSSLGLGYAVAFSDLALAPFMPSNTARSGGTIYPVAIHIPEIFGSYPDKDPRKLGAYISWVAIASTCVTSSMFLTALAPNVLAVGMVAQHDAHIIVPWMEWAKIMLPLMIPLFLLTPWLTYVVYPPTQKKSPEAPAWAAEELKKLGGVTFKEYLMLGLALVALVLWIFGKEVGIDSTTTAICVVSVIILSGILTWDDLLSDKAAFNVFIWFATLVALADGLKKVGLIKYLESNISSIFTDISVTTAVITLIVVFYILHYFFASTTAHVSALVPVFITIAVAILPAEQVLPFTILLLGSLGVMGIITPYGCGPSPIWYGAGYISQAKWWSLGAIFGTIYLIPIIIGVFIFL, encoded by the coding sequence ATGTCGCAGAAAAATATTAAGCTACTAATACCTGTATTAATAGCCTTAGTAATTTGGTTTATCCCCGCACCTGAAGGTTTATCTCAGGACTCTTGGAGATATCTAGGAGTATTTATAGCAGTAATTATAGGGCTTATTCTTGAGCCTATTCCAGCAGCACTTATTGGTTTTGTAGGAATATCTTTTGTTGCTGCTGTAGGTCTTATAGGAAACTCTAAAGAGAGTATCAATTGGGCTTTATCAGGTTTTTCAAACACTACAATTTGGTTAATTTTTGCAGCATTTATGTTTGCAGCTGGTTACAAAAAAACAGGTTTAGGTAAAAGAATCTCTTTACTTATGGTTAAATATATGGGTAAAAGCTCTTTAGGTTTAGGTTATGCTGTTGCATTCTCTGATTTAGCTTTAGCTCCATTTATGCCATCAAACACTGCAAGAAGTGGTGGAACAATTTATCCTGTTGCTATTCATATTCCAGAAATATTTGGTTCATATCCAGATAAAGATCCAAGAAAACTTGGTGCTTATATATCTTGGGTTGCTATTGCATCTACATGTGTAACAAGTTCTATGTTCTTAACAGCTCTTGCACCAAACGTTTTAGCAGTTGGAATGGTTGCTCAACACGATGCACATATTATTGTTCCTTGGATGGAGTGGGCAAAAATAATGCTACCTCTTATGATTCCTCTATTTTTATTAACTCCATGGCTTACTTATGTAGTTTATCCACCAACACAAAAGAAATCTCCTGAAGCTCCAGCTTGGGCAGCAGAAGAACTTAAAAAATTAGGTGGAGTTACATTTAAAGAGTATTTAATGCTAGGTCTTGCTTTAGTTGCACTTGTTCTTTGGATATTTGGAAAAGAGGTTGGAATAGACTCTACAACAACTGCTATTTGTGTTGTTTCAGTAATTATTTTATCAGGTATTTTAACTTGGGATGATTTACTTTCAGACAAAGCAGCATTTAACGTATTTATTTGGTTTGCTACTTTAGTTGCTTTAGCAGATGGTTTAAAGAAAGTTGGTTTAATTAAATATCTTGAATCAAATATTTCAAGTATATTTACAGATATAAGTGTAACAACAGCTGTTATTACATTAATAGTTGTTTTCTATATTTTACACTATTTCTTTGCTAGTACAACGGCACATGTTAGTGCTTTAGTTCCAGTATTTATTACTATTGCTGTAGCTATTTTACCAGCTGAGCAAGTTCTTCCATTTACTATTCTTTTACTTGGAAGTTTAGGAGTTATGGGAATTATCACTCCTTATGGTTGTGGTCCTTCTCCTATTTGGTATGGAGCTGGTTATATTTCACAAGCAAAATGGTGGTCATTGGGTGCTATATTTGGTACTATTTATTTAATACCAATCATTATTGGAGTATTTATATTCCTTTAA
- the dsbD gene encoding protein-disulfide reductase DsbD, giving the protein MRKWLLSLLIITYSFSLDLGHKVLEPEEAFQVTFIQNEKDLNIKLDLGKNIYLYDDKIEINITKPKKVALRDEMNLPKPVEYDGFIVHLDKLNLSLPYSLLKDKVDSNKYEIELKFQGCSKAGLCYAPMKEKKVIFFEASNIVDNIEKQEEIIEDALASNELLSETDSIANTFKDSSILLVLATFFGFGLLLSFTPCVFPMIPILSSIIVKASQNEKMSAKKGFFMSLVYVISMSIAYAMAGIIAGVFGANLQASLQNPYVLVTFALIFIALAFSMFGYFEIKLPQAIQSKINKTTDGKEQQGILGIAIMGFLSALIVGPCVAPPLAGALVYIGQTGDALLGGMALFVMSLGMGVPLLLIGIGAGKFMPKPGGWMMSVTKIFGIIMLGVAIWLLDRVLNPSITMYLWALLFLGTGIYLKIYTHILAELIKVVITILGVILFVGAVSGATNPLNPLDKFTSGVSFSQKDEISFTYIKNIKELEDEISKSSKPVILDFWASWCVSCKELDEITFKDNEVIAKLKNFTLLKVDVTENNEDDKAIQKKFGIVGPPALIFWDENKEEVKAAKIVGYKNPKEFLEIINRSF; this is encoded by the coding sequence ATGAGAAAATGGCTTTTGAGTTTATTGATAATTACATACTCTTTTTCATTAGATTTAGGACATAAAGTTCTAGAACCAGAAGAGGCTTTTCAAGTTACTTTTATACAAAATGAAAAAGATTTAAATATTAAGTTGGATTTAGGAAAAAATATATATTTATATGATGATAAAATAGAGATAAATATTACAAAACCTAAAAAAGTTGCTTTAAGGGATGAAATGAATCTTCCTAAACCAGTTGAATATGATGGTTTTATAGTTCATTTAGATAAATTAAATCTAAGTTTGCCTTACAGTTTATTAAAAGATAAAGTTGATTCAAATAAATATGAAATTGAGTTGAAATTTCAAGGTTGTTCAAAAGCAGGACTTTGTTATGCACCTATGAAAGAGAAGAAAGTTATATTTTTTGAAGCTTCAAATATTGTAGATAATATAGAAAAACAAGAAGAGATTATTGAAGATGCTTTAGCTTCAAATGAACTTTTAAGTGAAACAGATAGTATTGCAAATACATTTAAAGATTCAAGTATATTATTAGTTCTTGCTACATTCTTTGGTTTTGGACTTTTATTATCATTTACACCTTGTGTTTTCCCTATGATTCCAATTTTATCTTCAATTATAGTAAAAGCTTCTCAAAATGAGAAAATGAGTGCAAAAAAAGGTTTCTTTATGTCACTTGTTTATGTTATTTCAATGAGTATTGCATATGCAATGGCTGGAATAATAGCAGGAGTTTTTGGAGCAAATTTACAAGCAAGTTTACAAAACCCTTATGTATTGGTTACTTTTGCTTTAATATTTATTGCTCTTGCTTTTTCTATGTTTGGATATTTTGAGATTAAACTTCCTCAAGCAATACAATCAAAAATAAATAAAACAACAGATGGAAAAGAGCAACAAGGAATTTTAGGAATTGCTATTATGGGATTCTTATCTGCACTTATTGTTGGACCTTGTGTTGCACCTCCACTTGCAGGAGCTTTAGTATATATTGGACAAACAGGAGATGCACTTCTAGGTGGAATGGCTCTATTTGTTATGAGTTTAGGAATGGGAGTTCCTTTATTGCTAATAGGTATTGGAGCTGGTAAGTTTATGCCAAAACCAGGTGGATGGATGATGAGTGTTACAAAGATATTTGGAATTATTATGCTAGGAGTTGCTATTTGGCTTCTTGATAGAGTTTTAAACCCAAGTATTACTATGTATTTATGGGCATTATTATTTTTAGGAACAGGAATATATCTAAAAATTTATACTCATATTTTGGCTGAACTTATAAAAGTTGTAATTACTATTTTAGGAGTTATTCTTTTTGTAGGAGCAGTTAGTGGTGCTACGAATCCACTTAATCCACTTGATAAATTCACAAGTGGAGTATCTTTTTCACAAAAAGATGAAATAAGTTTTACATATATTAAAAATATAAAAGAGCTAGAAGATGAAATATCAAAATCATCAAAACCAGTTATTCTTGATTTTTGGGCATCTTGGTGCGTATCTTGTAAAGAGCTAGATGAAATTACTTTTAAAGACAATGAAGTAATAGCAAAATTAAAAAACTTTACACTTCTAAAAGTTGATGTAACAGAAAATAATGAAGACGATAAAGCTATTCAGAAGAAATTTGGAATAGTTGGACCACCTGCACTTATTTTTTGGGATGAAAATAAAGAAGAAGTTAAAGCAGCAAAAATTGTTGGATATAAAAATCCAAAAGAGTTTTTAGAAATTATTAATAGAAGCTTTTAA
- a CDS encoding GDSL-type esterase/lipase family protein — MKLLSILLFFAIYTYSNEWTIQNDPYYKHKVSQFFMLKDTNISKIMMLGDSITDEGEWSELWGEVVQNRGISGDTTLGILDRVHTISSNIEEVYIMIGVNDIMRGSNAKEVFKNYKEIVKYFLNKKIKVNIQSTLYIGESRKSNFNNEIEILNRYLEDFAKSKDINFIDLNTILSENKILNSQYTKDDLHLNGEAYQLWINFLKENRR, encoded by the coding sequence ATGAAACTATTATCTATTTTGCTTTTTTTTGCTATTTACACTTATTCTAATGAGTGGACAATACAAAATGATCCATATTATAAGCATAAGGTGAGTCAATTTTTTATGTTAAAAGATACAAATATTTCAAAAATAATGATGCTTGGTGATTCTATAACTGATGAAGGAGAATGGAGTGAACTTTGGGGAGAAGTTGTTCAAAATAGGGGAATTAGTGGAGATACAACTTTAGGGATTTTAGATAGAGTTCATACAATTAGCTCAAATATCGAGGAGGTTTACATAATGATTGGAGTAAACGATATTATGAGAGGATCAAATGCTAAAGAGGTATTTAAAAACTATAAAGAGATAGTTAAATATTTTTTAAATAAAAAAATAAAAGTAAATATTCAATCTACATTATATATTGGTGAAAGTAGAAAATCCAATTTTAATAATGAAATAGAGATATTAAATAGATATTTAGAAGATTTTGCAAAGTCAAAAGATATAAATTTTATTGATTTGAATACTATATTATCTGAAAATAAAATATTAAACTCACAATATACAAAAGATGATCTGCACTTAAATGGAGAAGCTTATCAATTATGGATAAACTTTTTAAAAGAGAATAGGAGATAA
- the dxs gene encoding 1-deoxy-D-xylulose-5-phosphate synthase codes for MQIKDKSTEELIQISNQIRERIIDVVSRKGGHFSSTLGAVELTLGMHKVFDVKKDPFIFDVSHQCYAHKLLTERWEEFETVRQFNGMCGFTKPKEHPADYFVAGHSSTSISIATGAAKAIKLKNQDRVPVVMIGDGSMSAGMVYEAMNELGDLKLPVVIILNDNEMSIAKPIGAISKYLSKILAGKFYQSFKARVDKFIRNNMPEGTTYLAKRFENSIKLITPGILFEELGIDYIGPIDGHDIEEIIDTLTIAKSMNKPVIVHARTTKGKGYKIAEGQHEKWHGVGPFNVEDGEFIKKSSDKSATAVYSDALLNLAEKYDNVVGVTAAMPSGTGLDKLLDKFPERFWDVAIAEQHAVTSMAAMAKEGFKPFVTIYSTFLQRGFDQIVHDVCIMDLPVVFAMDRAGIVGNDGETHQGVFDISFLRFIPNMVLFAPRDNETLNFALDFAYTLNKPCAIRYPRGAFKQLEYKSTPFVLGKSELLKDGKSNKLFIAYGAGVNKAIEVEKLHEEDIAILDLRFVKPLDKEMLIKLSKEYNSWYIFSDSQKQGGVASAILELLSEENILNISVNSFEYDDIFIEHGDTKLVEESLNLLPEQLVKRVI; via the coding sequence ATGCAGATAAAAGATAAATCAACTGAAGAATTAATTCAAATATCTAATCAAATTAGAGAAAGAATCATTGATGTAGTGTCAAGAAAAGGTGGTCATTTTTCATCTACTTTAGGTGCAGTTGAACTGACTTTAGGTATGCATAAAGTTTTTGATGTAAAAAAAGACCCATTTATTTTTGATGTTTCTCATCAATGCTATGCACATAAACTTCTCACAGAAAGATGGGAAGAGTTTGAAACTGTTAGACAATTTAATGGAATGTGTGGTTTTACAAAACCAAAAGAACATCCAGCTGACTACTTTGTAGCTGGGCATAGTTCTACTTCTATATCTATTGCAACAGGTGCTGCAAAAGCAATTAAATTAAAAAATCAAGATAGAGTTCCTGTTGTTATGATTGGTGATGGCTCTATGAGTGCTGGAATGGTTTATGAAGCTATGAATGAGCTTGGTGATTTAAAACTTCCTGTTGTAATAATATTAAATGATAATGAGATGAGTATTGCAAAACCAATTGGAGCAATTTCAAAATATCTATCAAAAATATTAGCAGGAAAGTTTTATCAAAGCTTTAAAGCAAGAGTTGATAAATTTATTAGAAACAATATGCCAGAAGGTACAACTTATCTTGCAAAAAGATTTGAGAATTCTATAAAATTAATAACTCCTGGAATACTATTTGAAGAGTTGGGAATTGATTATATTGGTCCTATAGATGGTCATGATATTGAAGAGATAATTGATACACTAACTATTGCAAAGTCTATGAATAAACCAGTTATTGTACATGCAAGAACAACAAAAGGTAAAGGCTATAAAATAGCAGAAGGTCAGCATGAAAAGTGGCATGGAGTTGGTCCTTTTAATGTTGAAGATGGAGAATTTATAAAAAAATCATCTGATAAAAGTGCAACTGCTGTATATTCAGATGCCCTTTTAAATCTTGCAGAAAAATATGACAATGTAGTTGGTGTAACCGCTGCAATGCCTAGTGGAACTGGTTTGGATAAGCTTTTAGATAAATTTCCAGAGAGATTTTGGGATGTTGCAATTGCCGAACAACATGCAGTTACATCTATGGCTGCGATGGCGAAAGAGGGATTCAAACCTTTTGTTACAATATACTCAACATTCTTACAAAGAGGATTTGATCAAATAGTTCATGATGTTTGTATTATGGATCTACCTGTTGTTTTTGCTATGGATAGAGCTGGAATTGTAGGGAATGATGGAGAGACTCATCAAGGTGTTTTTGATATTAGCTTTTTAAGATTTATACCAAATATGGTTTTATTTGCTCCAAGAGATAATGAAACTTTAAATTTTGCTTTAGATTTTGCTTATACTTTAAATAAACCATGTGCTATTAGATATCCAAGAGGAGCTTTTAAGCAGTTAGAGTATAAATCAACTCCCTTTGTTTTAGGTAAATCTGAACTTTTAAAAGATGGAAAATCAAATAAACTTTTTATTGCATATGGAGCAGGAGTTAATAAAGCGATAGAAGTAGAAAAACTACATGAAGAAGATATTGCAATTTTAGATTTAAGATTTGTAAAACCCTTAGATAAAGAGATGTTAATCAAACTTTCAAAAGAGTATAACTCTTGGTATATTTTTAGTGATTCACAAAAACAAGGTGGAGTAGCTAGTGCTATTTTAGAACTATTAAGCGAAGAAAATATACTAAATATTAGTGTAAACTCTTTTGAATATGATGATATATTTATAGAACATGGTGATACTAAACTTGTAGAAGAATCACTTAATTTATTGCCTGAACAGTTAGTAAAAAGAGTTATATAG
- a CDS encoding cytochrome-c peroxidase: MKFKITLAILCCATFSFANEALIKKAKDSGLKAIPANKSELMKLIDTDPKDPITDAKVELGKKLYFDPRLSRSNLISCNTCHNLALGGADGVPAAIGHGWTANPFHLNSPTVYNSVFFKAQFWDGRSPHLADQAAGPIQAGPEMAAPPALVEQRINSIPAYVEEFKNAYGKDTKVDFKIITETIATFEKTLVTPSRFDDFLNGDSKALTKAEQDGLNLFLSKGCTACHTGIALGGTMQPFQIANQYKFISVGGFKGDENGMVKTPTLRNITQTAPYFHNGQFWSLSDAIKEMGSVQLGIKINDAEASKIITFLKTLDGRMPDFVYPQLPASTEETAKPTFD; this comes from the coding sequence ATGAAATTTAAAATTACTTTAGCAATACTTTGTTGTGCTACTTTTTCATTTGCAAATGAAGCACTAATTAAAAAAGCAAAAGATTCAGGTCTTAAGGCTATTCCTGCAAATAAATCAGAACTTATGAAGTTAATTGATACAGATCCAAAAGATCCAATCACTGATGCAAAAGTAGAGTTAGGAAAAAAGTTATACTTTGATCCAAGACTTTCAAGAAGTAACCTTATTTCATGTAATACATGTCATAACTTAGCTCTTGGGGGAGCTGATGGAGTTCCAGCTGCTATTGGTCATGGATGGACAGCAAATCCATTTCATTTAAACTCACCAACTGTTTATAACTCTGTATTCTTTAAAGCACAATTCTGGGATGGAAGAAGTCCACACCTTGCTGATCAAGCAGCTGGACCAATTCAAGCTGGACCTGAAATGGCAGCACCACCTGCACTTGTTGAGCAAAGAATAAACTCAATACCTGCTTATGTTGAAGAGTTTAAAAATGCTTACGGAAAAGATACAAAAGTAGATTTCAAAATAATCACTGAAACTATTGCAACTTTTGAAAAAACTTTAGTTACTCCATCAAGATTTGATGATTTTTTAAATGGTGATTCAAAAGCTCTTACAAAAGCAGAGCAAGATGGATTAAATCTATTTTTATCAAAAGGTTGTACAGCTTGTCATACAGGAATTGCTCTTGGTGGAACAATGCAACCATTCCAAATTGCTAACCAATATAAATTTATTAGTGTAGGTGGTTTTAAAGGTGATGAAAATGGTATGGTAAAAACTCCAACTTTAAGAAATATTACTCAAACAGCACCATATTTCCATAATGGACAATTCTGGTCATTAAGTGATGCAATTAAAGAGATGGGTTCAGTACAATTAGGAATTAAAATTAACGATGCAGAAGCTTCAAAAATCATAACATTTTTGAAAACTTTAGATGGAAGAATGCCTGATTTTGTATATCCACAACTTCCAGCAAGTACAGAAGAGACAGCAAAACCAACATTTGACTAA